DNA sequence from the Prosthecobacter dejongeii genome:
GGCGCAGAGCGCTGGTCTATGACTCGAAAAAGGACATGATCTCTGTCCTCCTGGGCATGGGAGTTCCAGAAGAAAGGATCGTTCTCATGAATCCATTCGATGCCCGAAGCTTTGCATGGGATATGGCCGCAGATGTTCAGTATCCACAAGAAGCGACTGAACTAGCCAACCTCTTGATTCCCAAAGAGAAAGACTCACAACCATTCTTCACCAACACAGCCCGAAGTATTCTGCGCGGAGTGATAGAGGTCTTTTTGAACAAGGAGCCAGGCAGATGGACCTTCCGGCACATTCTGTTGGCTTGTGAGGATCAGGAAGTGTTGAGGAACATCCTCAAATCACACGCTCCCACCAAATGGCTCCTGGGACTGATGGAAAAAGAGCAGACCTGGATCGACATCAAATCCACCCTCGACTCTCACCTCTATCGGTTCCGGTTCATTGCCGCCGCTTGGCACGCGGCACAAAAGGAGGGCAGGTCAATTAGCATCAAGCGTTGGCTTGAAGGTGAACAAATCGTTGTCCTCGGCAATGACGACAACGCCAGGTCAGAGCTGGACATCATTAACCGTCTTTTCTTTGACAAGCTCTCACAGTTGATCAATTCGCAAACCCCCGCAGAATCAGAGAAGAAGCAAACATGGTTGTTTTTGGATGAGATCCGCGAGGCTGGAAAGCTCAACACTCTTCATTCGCTTTTGCTCCGCGCTCGTTCGAAGAATTGCGCTGTTGTGCTCGGCTTCCAGGATATTGTCGGTATGGAAGCCGTTTATGGAGAAAAAGAGGCCAGGGAACTGCTGGGGTGCCCTGCAAATCTGGCGCTTCTTCATCTTAACCCTACCGCACATGCCGCTAGAAAATGGGCTTCCGAGGCAATCGACCAGGATGAAATGCGAGATCTCAGCAAAGGGCAAAGCCTCCAATCTGGTGGCTTTTCCCAAAGCACCCAGACAAAATGGGCGCTAAAGCCCATCTTCTATCCCATTGATTTTTACCTCTTCTCTCGTGCCGGCAGCGACAAAGGCATGGAGGGCGTTTATGTGGTCGAAGACCATTTGCACAAAAAGGATTTGGACGGGCACTACCCAGAGAAAAAAGTTCTCCTGACTCACGAAGAACTGTTTGGAGATCACGCTTATGGACTGAAGCCTGAGGCAAACGCCGAATTAAATTATATTCCTCGGAAGGTCTTGGATATGGAACTTCAGCCTTGGGAAACCGCTGGTGAAGACACAAGAAGCCTGCCTTCCATTGCTCCAGCATTTCTGATTGCAGATCGAAACAGGCGAACCCGCGAGGCAACTGCGGCGCCGGAAGGCAACCCATTGATGAATATTCGGCACTGAGATTCTACATTACCCTGACCATTGCGAGAACAACACAAGAACAAGACAATGATAGCAACCGACCAAGCGCGAGAACGCTATAAAACCCTGGAGGTTAAGCTGGTTAACGCCATGACGGCCAGTCAACTTTTGGCGCTCCAAAAAGTGTGTGAAGATGCGGCTCTACAAATCAAGAGCGGCAACCGCATCCTGTTTTACAGGATAGGGTTGGCTTGTTTGGTAGGGTGGTTGTTGTCCGCGTGTTTTAACTCGCTTGCACCGCTGCTGGCTCTTTTGATCGGCCTAGGTGGGTCCGTCTACTACATGATCAAATCCCCAGGAGAGGTGTATTCTGTAGTTTTTCAAAACAGCTCCGGCGACGAGTTTTCGGTTCATGATTGGGTGATGAAGCCTGACAACCCCGCCCTGCTAATGCGCTGGAACCAGTCCGTTGAGGATGCTTCAGACATTAAGACCAAAGCCGTCATTCTGTCAGATCGACAGCGCTCCGCCTTGGAAGCTGGAGATCCAGGGATTGTTGCATATCTTATGAGACAATCCCTACTTATCGTGGGTTGTTTTGTTGCAACAGGCATGGCTGTTACTGCTTCCAAGGAGAACACATGGATCCTTCTAGCTGCCGGGGCGCTAGGTTGTTGGCTCCAGCTGGAAGTGAGGCTCAATGAGATATTCAAAAAACCTCAAGTAATCGACCCCAATGAAACGAGTGCGACAAAAATTTATCAGAAGCTTTTAGAAGCGCTCGATGCTGGTGGAGTGCCTGAAATGAGAAGGAGAGTTCGGTAGATTTTGTGCAACAGATTTGCGAAGCGATTCATAACCTTGGTGCTATGAGCGACGAAAAGAAAAAAGAGCCAACGTGGGAAAAAGATCCGGCAGAATTTATCCTGAATTTGCCGAATGATCCTGTGTGGGCGAATCGAGAAAAAAAAGAGAAGGAGCTGAGGCAGAAGTTTGGTTTGGGTGATGAACCACAGCTCAAAAATTATCCTGATGTTGATACTTGGAGAGAAGCTTTCCGAAAAGACCAAAGGCTGTTCCAGCGAGTTACTGGCTACAAAGAAAGGAAGGATGCCCTGCTAGCTCTTTTTTGGTCGGGCGCTTTTGATGTCCACGACAACGATCCAGAAAACTATAGATGTCTTCTCGGAGTCGCTCAACATCTGAACTATGTATACGGCGAAGCTACTTTGGAAGAAGTTGTTGCAGAATGGAAACGAAGAAACGCGAACTAAAATATCTCTACATCCATGTTCACGATCACCAATCACCAGAAGACACTCGATGAGTTGCGTAATTTTGAGAACACGCGCGAGCGTGGCCTGATCGACCCGCAGATGACGGCTGAAAAGTTCACCGAGCGTCTAAATGAGAACGCGCAGGACAGCTATGAATGGTTAACCAATAAAGGAACGTGGCCACCTAGCTTGGAAGACTTGAAGCAAGTTCACAAGACTCTGTGTAGGGACCTACAAAACGGTGGTGGCTATATTGAGGATGAAGCGCAGGCCCTCAAGTATGAAGAGTCATGTCGGCAGATGATCAAGGACATGGGCACCGATAACAGCCAGCAACGGTTGATAGCGTTGGCCGCTCACACTGCCAGATGCGAGGGCATCGAGCTTTTTAAGGATCACAATAGCACCGTGAACCGACTGGCCTTGGAGGCCCAGATGGATATTTTTCTGGGCAGGGCACAGAGGCCAGGCGTGGATCAGGCGAACTATCTCCAAGCCGTGGATCTGGCTCAAAAGGGAAACCCCCAGGTGTTCGCCGATCTGATTGAATCCAATCACCGTCAGGCGGTCGATGCCAAGCAAGAGATTTGGCAATTCCAGCGTCAAACGCTTGGGCCTGACTATTCGACGAACTGGAGAGATCAAGACCCTTCGATCCGCCGCTAGACCTCGCCCTTTGGAATGGGTGAGAGGAATCTTTCACGGTCAAAGTCCTTGGCGAACCAGGAGCTTAAAGTGCAGGTCATCTGCCACACTTGAAGCTTGAAGGAATCGTCGTCCGTTTTGTGTTTGGAGATGAGTCGAAGCGATTGAGCTAGGGGCATGATCTGCCCATAGTAGATGTCCCGGACCTCGTTGATGCCGGTTGTTTCATCCAGTTGGCTCAGGTCGGTGTTCGACAGGGCTTGAACGAAATCGGCGCGACTCATGTGCTGCCTTGATTTTACGATGGCTTTCACCAGGGGGATGATGACCGTCGAAGCTCCCGGCGCAGCTTTGGAGTTACGTTTCCATTTGGTGGCCTTTAAAGCCTCCTCAATAAGCCTTGCTGTTGCGTCTGCCGAGAATCCCCAACGCAGGGCAAAATCCGCCACAGGAAAGGCTAGGCCAAGCTGTAGGATTTCGCTGGAAACGTTACCCATGGGGCGTTCCAGCCCGGCTTTCTCAACTTCCTTCCAGAAAGCTCTTTCGATGTCGAAGAGGTGGTTGTCCTTGAAAAACACCGCGATGTTTGCAGCATCTTGATCAGCCTGGGTCGGAGGAGCGCTCATTTTCGAGATGAGCTGTTTAATTTTAGAGAACATGGAGTTCAGTGAAGCGAGTGTCTCAAGCGTCGATATTAAACTCTTCCTTTTCAATCTGGAAAAACGGCTCAGTGACCTTCGCTCTTCTTGTTGAAATACTGTTCAGTTCCTAGCGGATAAAGCTCTGGAATTGGAACTTTCAGCGCCTTTGCCAGCTCAATCAACTCGAAGTCGGCAATCCATCGGACGCCTCCTTCAATGCGAGCGATAACGCCTCTGGACACGTCCCAGCCTGCGAGCTGGCATGCTACGGCCAGATCATTTTGAGACATTCCTTTGGTGGAGCGAATCCGCATCACCTGCGGGCCGACAATATTGCGAGGGGCTTCCATTTTGAGCCCCCGACACTATACACAAAAACGCTTGCGATTGTCTGGAAATCCAGACAACATGTCTGGGATTCCAGACAAGCCCAAACACACATATGAAAATCAACTTCACCCATCGCATCGGCCCGGACCCACACGCGAACGGCCAACAAACTTCTTCTGCCAACGGTTGCCCCGACATCTGGGAGATTGAGGGGGGAGACTTCGCAGTGATTGGCCCCGACATCACAGAATTGGTCGGAGCCTTGCCGCCAACGGCCGGGTGCGGCCCCGACGAAAGAATCATCAGACTGCCTCGGCGGATTTTGCTCGATGCCAGGTCGGCGATTCCCCTCAGTTGAGATCTACCGCAAACCACAAGGCTTGTGATACAACCACCGCATGTGGCAGCACGTGCGGTGGTTTTTTGATCAATATGGGCAGACAGTAGAAAGCGTTGGAATCATCGGAAGCCTTTGCTTTGCAGCGCTCGCTTATCGCGCTGACATGCGGACGAGGAAGGCGGATATTCTCATTCGGATTACCGAGGGGCACCGGCAGATCTGGAGTCTCTATGACCAACACGCTGAATTGTCCCGAGTCTTTGATTCAAAGGTGGATTTGAAGGCTGCACCGCCGACCACCAGGGAACTGCGGTTTATCCAGTTCGTGATCAATCACATCGTTATCACGTTCAAGTCGCACAAGCTGGGCATCTACCAGAAGCCTGAGGCCCTGGAAGAAGACATTCGAGACTTCTTCTCATGGCCAATTCCTCGCGAGACCTGGAAGAGAGTCCGCCGTTTCCAAGATGCGGATGTCATTGAGTTCTTTGAGCAAGCCATCAAAGGCACAGACAAAAAAGCCTAGCTAAATTCTTACCTCAGGGGCACCGTTTCCCTGATGCGGATCGATTTGAAGAACATCGACAATCTCGTGAATGCCCTGCGGCAGGGGCGAGCTGTCGAGTCCAAAGTTGAAGACCTGTCTCTTGGTGCCGCGATGGAGTTGGCAGCCTGGCTCTTCGATGGAACGACGAAGCCCCAAAACCCTCATCAACAGTTCCTTGCGAATCGGCTTTTTGCTGAGGCTTGGAGATTGTTTGAAGGTGGCAGACCGAACAACCCTTGGCGTCCTTGGGATGCCGTCGATGAGGCTTTCTTTCCCGTCCGTGGCGCGGATAGCTTGGAAGGTGAGGACTGGGGTCAAGTCCTCCAAAGGCTCAAATCGGCACTTCTCAGAAACGGCTTCCCAGACGGTTTTCACAAGGGAATGGCCTCGGCGTTTGCCGACATGGCCGACAACATCATACAGCACAGCGTTTTTGGAACCGTGCGGGAGCTGAACGGCATTGTGGCTTATCAGGTGAGACCCAAAGAAGTGTCCTTCACGATAGCAGATATCGGGATTGGTGCGCTGCAATCCCTCTCTTCAAATCCTGAGTATGCCGGGCTTTCCAGCAGTCGTAAGGCCCTGGACTTGATCTGCCGAAACAAAGCTTCACGCCGCGTGAATCAAGGAGCAGGGCAGGGATACAACGATCTGTTTATTGCGCTGGCTAGCTACAACGGACTGGTGCGCGTCCGGAGCGGAGACGGGGTTTTCAGCATCGAGGGAGAGATTGGCCGCATTGAGCCGCAAACGGCGAGCTTGCACCCAACGCCAGGACTCCAGCTCTCAGTGGAATGTAGAATCTGAAAAAAGTCTTTGCTCAGATTAGAAAGTGAGTGAATGATTGAAATCATGACCACTCACTCATTGCTCCGCGACAAGAACCCGATCCGGTTCGGGGCTACTCGCGCCCAGGCGGACATGCAGGGCGTTTTGGAGTCAATCCGCAGCCAGACAGGCCTTGTTCAAGTGATGCTCGACTATAAAGGTATCGAGGCCGTCAACGGCAGTTACGTTCGTGCTTCGGTGGCATGGATGACTCGCTGCGGGATCGCAGCCAGGGCAGGGGAAACCCAGCCCCAAACGCCACCGCTTGATCCATGGGAAATCCGTCCGCTGCCGCTTCGTGCCGTTTTCGCGGCCCACCTTTCAGGTGAAGTCCGCGAAGAAATCGACCTCTACTTCAAAAAGGAGCGTCTCCCATGCCTTGAAGCCATGTCTTGGAAAGGGGACCAAGTGGGCCGCGTGCGGCTGCTTGGACACCTGGACCAGC
Encoded proteins:
- a CDS encoding type IV secretory system conjugative DNA transfer family protein; the protein is MNPHPQARPDKRDPSDYPFLWGEYFLPWSRAREHFLVMGATGSGKTVLLRRLMQTVLPQIGTSAAPGRRALVYDSKKDMISVLLGMGVPEERIVLMNPFDARSFAWDMAADVQYPQEATELANLLIPKEKDSQPFFTNTARSILRGVIEVFLNKEPGRWTFRHILLACEDQEVLRNILKSHAPTKWLLGLMEKEQTWIDIKSTLDSHLYRFRFIAAAWHAAQKEGRSISIKRWLEGEQIVVLGNDDNARSELDIINRLFFDKLSQLINSQTPAESEKKQTWLFLDEIREAGKLNTLHSLLLRARSKNCAVVLGFQDIVGMEAVYGEKEARELLGCPANLALLHLNPTAHAARKWASEAIDQDEMRDLSKGQSLQSGGFSQSTQTKWALKPIFYPIDFYLFSRAGSDKGMEGVYVVEDHLHKKDLDGHYPEKKVLLTHEELFGDHAYGLKPEANAELNYIPRKVLDMELQPWETAGEDTRSLPSIAPAFLIADRNRRTREATAAPEGNPLMNIRH
- a CDS encoding helix-turn-helix domain-containing protein gives rise to the protein MEAPRNIVGPQVMRIRSTKGMSQNDLAVACQLAGWDVSRGVIARIEGGVRWIADFELIELAKALKVPIPELYPLGTEQYFNKKSEGH